The genomic stretch GGAGCAGATCTGAGTGGAGCGAGCAGATCTGAGAAGATCAGTCATACTTTGTTCCAGCGCAAATGAGTAACTGAGTGGAGCGAGCAGAACTGAGAAGATCGTGAGGATCAGAGGCAGTGGGTGAGATACCGGAGAGCGGCCTGTTTCTCTCCTTTTATTTCCGACGGCAGATGAAGTTCTTTCTCAGGCGATTGTGAGTATCAGAGGCGATCGTGTTCAGGTAGaagtgaaaacaaaaaaaaaaaaaaaaaaaaaaaaaaaaaaaaaaaaagcagtggTCTGCAAACAAGCTGGTTGGGGGTTTTTGGTTGCAGAAGCACGATCAGTAAAGGTGGGAAAGGGGTCGGCATTTCCTGGACTACACGGAGGATGGAAGAGAGGCGCTCTGAAGGTGATGATATGGATAATGGTGATCGTGAGGCTTTGGATCGAGGACCCCCTCCTCAGGGGCCGGAGGTGAATGCATCTACTCGTTCTTATGCAAGGGCGGTAGGTCTCGCCTCATGGCCTGCAATTGATTCGCTCCCAGAGCCGATTCAAGCAGGAAATATTACAAGAATCGTCATACCACAGAATGATTATGAAGCAAAGAGACAGAATTTCAGGTTTGCTCTAATAGGCCGTGTAAATTTTCGTCTTTTATCTTTGGATGATTTACGTCAAGAGGCAAGAGATAACTGGAAATTGAATCAAGGGGTTGTGATGCACCCTCTGGGAAAAGGCTATGTCATTTTTCAATTTCGATGTGAGGGTGATAAGGCGGCTATTTGGAGAAGAACCCCTTTGCGTGTGCGTGGACAGTTAATTCGGCTTCAACACTGGAGACCGGACTTTAACATCCATGAGAAAAATTCCTTCACGAAACTCGTGTGGGTTCGTTTCCCAGACCTTCccttggaatattggcatgataATGTCCTTCTCTCCATTGCGAAGGCGGTGGGACGTCCAGTTACCCTGGATAATCATACTAGACAAGGAATTTTGGGATATTTTGCCCGAGTGCTGGTTGAAGTTGATAGCTCGGAAGCTGCTACTCGGGTTGAGGAGGTTCAGGTAGAGAGATTTGAACCAGGTACTACTAAGATTTTTGGTTTTCGTCAGCGAGTAATATATGAAGATAATTGTGCAAAGTGTGGTTTCTGTAAGCGGATGGGTCATCAAGTAAAAAATTGTCGACTCAAAAAGATGGAGGATGAGAAGCAGAGTGCTCGTGACAATGTAAGGGTACCAGGTGCGGTATACGAGGAAGACGGAGTTGACTCGGACAGGGGTGACTCGTTGGGTATATCTGGATcttctttggaaaaaaaattttcaaatctgcctctccaaaatcagattttgaaaaataaaggggAGTTACTTATTGAAGAGGGAAACGGCTCTGCTGGACAATCTCATAATAAAATATCTTCTCAACTTCCAAATATAGAAGAAGGTgtgattcaaattaatttgaatccGGCTAATACAAATCTCCCAATTTTGGAAACTGTGGGATTAGCGCAGGAGAGAGCTGAGTCAGAGAAGGACTCTAGTGATGATGTGGATGGGTCTGATTCGGTTTCTGAATCAGACTTAGAATCTGATTCAGACCAGAATTCTGGTTCAAAAGAGAGTGGACCGTATCAGGTCCGATCTTCCCCAGTCTATGATACGGTGGATACTTCTCAGCAGGAAGTCTCTTTGGCGAGGGTGTCGCAGGGTCCTGTGAGAATGTCATCGCGTACAAAGAGAACGGGACTGATTCAGGGATCCAGTCGGGGCGGCCTGACGAGCAGGGGTGGTCGGATCTCTTCCTCTGGGTATGGTCCGGCCCCTACCTCTACAATTAGTAGAAGGGAGATTGCTGTGATGGGTGCTCAGGCAGTGGATAGAGCTGTTTTGCTAGGTGAGCAGGGTAAAacagtgggagaaaaaaaggggaagaagaaaaaaggaggaggTCAGACATCTATATCTGACAAGATCGCGGACTCAACAAGTTGATCATGCGTGTTCTTTTCTGGAATATTCGTGGTGTGAAGAAGGAGGTTGGTAAGAGATTTTTACAATCTCTTATTTCAGAGTATTCTCCAGATATTCTGTGTTTGGCTGAACCAATGGTTCAGGTGAGTAAATtccctgttttattttttaataaattgggatattCGGCAGAGTTTATCCATAATATCCGCCATGAAAAGTTGTCTAACCTGTGGATAATTTGGAAACGTGGTCTGAGTCACCCTTCCATTGTCTCAATGTCGGATCAACAGCTCTCTATTGAGGTCGACTGGCAAGGGAAAAAACTGCTTTTGTCCTTTATTCATGCTAGTTGCTTTAAAATTGAGCGTAGAGATTTGTGGTCGGAATTGGCGGCTGTTTCAGCAGCTTCTCTCCCTCTGCTTATtgttggtgattttaatgcgacGCTGTTCTCTAATGAGAAAAAAGGCCCGGGGAATTTTAATGTTGGATCGGCAGCAGAGTTCCAAGCAATGGTGGATTCTTGTATGCTTATTTCTACCCCTTCACAGGGTAAAAAGTATACTTGGTCAAATAATCGTAGAAGGGGTAATGTCATGGCTGTTTTGGATAGAAGCTTTCATAATGAGTTATGGATTGatgaattcaaaaatatttctcaaAGAGTTATAAGCTGCACTGCATCTGATCACACTCCCATCTTGATCCATTCAAACGTGATCCAAAAGCCTAGCAACATTCCGTTTCGATTTCAcaatttttggatggaagatgATAGCTTTCAGTTGGTGGTGAAGCAAGCCTGGTCCCAACAGGTGAGTGGCTGCCCCATTTATATCTTGGCGCAGAAATTGAAGGTGGTTAAAGGGGTGCTAAAAGCTTGGGCAAAAGAAAGATTTCCTAATCTAAATGAGGAAGTAAAAAAAGCTACTTCAGAGCTAAAAAGAGTGCAGGATATTATTGAGGTTTCAGGAATGTCGGATGCACTCTTTAAtgaagaagctgatgcaaaaacaGCCCTTTTAAATGCTAGTAAGATGCAAGAAAAACTGTGGTCTGAGAAGGCTAAATTACGTTGGTTGAAAGAAGGCGATCGGAAcacaaaatttttccatctttcaGTGAAGATTAGAAGATCAAGAAATCAGATTAGTATGTTACGTCGTGAAGATGGTTCTTGGATTTCTGATCAATTAGATTTGGCCAACTATATTGTGGACTTTTACAAGAATTTTCACTCTGAAAATCCTGTAGAACCACACTATGAGTTACTTGACCAGATTCCGACTCTCATTTCTAATGAAGACAATGCTTTCTTGGATGCTGTTCCCTcaagggaagaaataaagatggCGATATGGGATCTGGATGCGGACAGTTCTCCGGGACCTGACGGCTTTCCAGGTCAGTTTTTCAGAAGTTGTTGGGATATTGTGGAAAATGATTTCTGTAGGgctgttttctctttctttttagtaGGGAAAATTCCTAAGGGGGTAAATAATTGTTTCctaacccttatccctaaagcTGATGGTGCTTCTTCTTTGGATAATTTTCGTCCCATATGTATGGGAAACTTTTTCTGCAAAGTTTTGTCTAAAATTGCTGCTTCCAgattatctctctttctcccaagattaaTCTCAGAAGAACAAGGTGCCTTCCAGAGGGGTAAAATTATTTCAGAAAATATAAGCCTTGCTTCAGAGTTGGCAAACCTGATGCACTCATCTGTtcgaggtggaggtatgggtctAAAGCTAGATGTGCAGAAAGCCTATGATTCTCTGTcttgggaattcctctttgcaaccttgaagaaatttggtttctcaCCCAATTGGATCAACAAAATTCACCAGATGCTGCTCTCAACAAGGATTTCAATTTTgctaaatggaggtccagtgggtTTTTTTGGTGTGAAGCGTGGTCTCAGGCAAGGAGACCCTATTTCCCCAATCCTTTTTATTCTGGCAGAGGAAGTTCTTTGTAGGGGGCTGAAGAACTTGATTCtgaaaaggaagatgaaagctCTCCCAGGCCCCAGAGGAGCAATTACTCCTTCCCATTtactttttgcagatgatattttcatctttatgaATGGGTCAGCTAGGTACGTGAAGCATCTTCATGAGTTTTTATCCAAGTATCAGTCTTTTTNNNNNNNNNNNNNNNNNNNNNNNNNNNNNNNNNNNNNNNNNNNNNNNNNNNNNNNNNNNNNNNNNNNNNNNNNNNNNNNNNNNNNNNNNNNNNNNNNNNNNNNNNNNNNNNNNNNNNNGGCTGAtctccctacaaaatatttgggggtAGAGATTTTTAAAGGCAGAGTGAAGAATAGTCATTTGCTTCCTCTTCTGGATAAGATAAAGGGTCGGTTGGCAGGGTGGAAGGGCAAAATTCTTTCTATGGCTGGGAGAATTGAATTGGTTAAGTCAGTTATTTCTGGTATTCCCATACACAATTTCTCTGTGTACTGGTGGTCGGATGGAACTATTAAGGTGGTGGaacggtggatgaggaattttatttggtcaggtgatatggaagtggcaaaaaagattgttatgaaatgggaaggggtgtgcaagcctaaaaaggaagggggtctgggaattagaaggatgagagaagtgaattttgtttgtttatgtAAACTggcttggcaaatcaaacatgagGATTCTCTTCTCAGCAGATTCTTCAGGGAACGTTTTATCAAGGAAGATGGTTCGCTGCGAAGGGGATATAAGTCTTCATCTATATGGCCGGGCTTGAAAAGAGTTTGGAGTTTCGTCGCGAAGAACGAGCAATGGATTCtgggaaatggggaaaaaattgatttttggttaGATAGATGGATTGACAATCAATCTATCGCTGAGAAGACAAACTTGGACCCTGTTTTTTTCTTAGatgtaaaagaaaaagtttCTGATTTCATATGCCAAGCCGCCTGGGACCTCCCTCATGTGGAGTCGGTTTTACTTGCTGAAATTTGGGAGAAAGCTAAACGTATTCACATCCAAGGTGTGAACGACCAATGTCTTTGGCGATTGACCTCTTCAGGTATCTTCTCTATTTAATCTGCCtgggaagaaaatagagaaaaatatcagAAAGTGAGTTGGTTTTCTCTTATATGGAACTCATCTAACCAACCAAGACAAGCTGTTTTTGCTTGGCGGTTAGTTCAAAATAGATTACCAACAGATGAAAATGTGTCTCGTCGTGGAGTGCAAATGGCTTCCCGGTGCAGTTTGTGTggtaaagatgaagaatcaatgTCTCACTTATTTTATAACTGTGAATTTGCTCGTAGTTTGTGGAGAGCTTTCTGTGAAGGCTTCGATGTGCAATGGAAACCTTATATGGACATGCTTTCTTTTATTGCATGGTGGAAACAAAAAGCAAAGAATCTCCATTTTAAAAAGGTGTGGATTACTGGTTTCTCTCTGGTTCCTAGTGTCATATGGCAGGAAAGGAATGCAAGAATTTTTGAGGGGGTCTCCAAATCATCTAGACACTGTTTTGCTATGATTAAAAGTGAAATCAGCCTCCAGATGACTGCTGCTACAGGGTCCCCTCTCTCATTTAGCTCCCTACTGTGTGCCAAACGATTGGGGATCTCTAGGGTGCGATACAAACCAAGAAAGGTAATGGAAATCTTTTGGTGTCCTCCCCAAAGGGGATGGGTGAAGCTAAACTCAGATGGTtgctctttgggaaatccaggaAAAGCAGGTGTGGGTGGAGTATTTCGGAATGAAAATTCAGAAATATTACAGTCTTTCAGAACTTTTCTTGGtgtccacacaaattttgaagccGAGATGATAGCTGTTATTACTGGGCTGGAATTTGCAAGAGATATGGGTATTACTCatttgtggattgaatgtgactcagtTGCTGTAGTTTTACTTATATCTAAGGGAAGAATCCCTTGGGTTTGTCTTCAGAGGTGGATGAGTTTAACCTCCTATTTGAACTCTCTtacctggaaaatcactcactgtATGCGGGAAGCAAATCCTGTGGCTGATTTCTTGGCAAAAACAGCAGCAAAATTCgaagtttcttctcctatccAATCCTGGCCTGCGCTGATTGCTATAGAGTTGGAAGTGGATGGTCAATCCCGGCCTAGATACCGCTTCTTTTAATgtattctgttttttatttcaaatttttgtgatttggtttctgttgtgagttctttctctgctgatggcaatgccgaaggtggagtagaatTTTCCAGAATCCAAATATGTTATTGTTTTTGTATactctttttccccttcttttaatacaatgaatttttagcgaaaaaaaaaaaagattcctgTTGGGTGGTCTAAGCAAGAAAAGGATAAATTCCTTTCTCACCTTAAGTTTATTATTGGCAGGATTTGGAGTTATTCAGATATTATCCTGACCAGGTTTTCTGTCTTGTGTCCTAGAGAGTGTGTTTAGTAGTATCTTTACCTTTTGTCACACTCTTGCATGTGGTGGGAATTTTAGTGGCAAGAAAACTTGCATCAAAGTTTTTCAGAGTGGTTTCTCTTGATTTGATCCCAAGGGAGGTAGAAATAATAGGCAGTTTGGGACCTTCACCCAGAAATCTCGCCTGGACCAGATGGGTACTCAAGTTCTTTCTTTTGACACTGCTGGTAAATTCTTTTGCATGACTTTTGTAATGCTatgggaagtttttttttttttttttttttttttttttttattagtggCCTTTTTCCAAGGGGAACCAATAACAATTTCCTGGCATTGATTTCGAAAGTTGATGGAGGTGGGACCTTGAATGGATCCAGACATCTTTACATGGGGAATTTCTTCTACAGaactttatcaaaaattctggcCATAAGAATGTTGCATCTTCTGAGAAATTGACAAGGGGAGAGAGTAACTGACTAGGGAGTGATGATGGAATTTGAAGGACAAAGTCAATCATGAGCAGCGCTAGAAGTTCTGAAATCGTGGCTGGtggtgatgaagaagaagaagacaatttGGAGGTCGATCAAGGGCCGTGGCTACCAATCAAAGGCCAATCTCTGATAACAAAGTTTTTCAAGAGCAACATTCCCTTATCTACTTTGGGAAGCATAGGGAACATGGATCCTATTGGAATTCCTACTGATGGTATGAATAGTGCGTCTGGGGATAGTGATCCATCTATGGAAGAGGCATCGGACAGTCGTCATTTTGACTCAATTTGAGGTTCTACAGCGGATGCTGGTGATGGGGTGACCATACAACCTAATGTTGCAGCAGTGGCTTTTGGTGGAGAAATGGGGTCATTGTCCCAGCGTCAATAAAAACTTATGCTGCCGCAGTGGGTGGAGCCTCTTTGTCTGATATTGATGCTTTTCCGACGCCCATTCGTGCGGGGAGCTTGACCAGAATCGATATTCTGCAGGAGGATTATGAGGCTTATTTGACAAGGTTTCGGTTTGCACTAATTGGCCGCGTTAATTTTCGTCTAGCATCTTTGGACGATTTGAGGAGGGCAGCAAAGGAGAAGTGGAATTAGAAGGAGAAAGTAA from Macadamia integrifolia cultivar HAES 741 chromosome 14, SCU_Mint_v3, whole genome shotgun sequence encodes the following:
- the LOC122060680 gene encoding uncharacterized protein LOC122060680; amino-acid sequence: MEERRSEGDDMDNGDREALDRGPPPQGPEVNASTRSYARAVGLASWPAIDSLPEPIQAGNITRIVIPQNDYEAKRQNFRFALIGRVNFRLLSLDDLRQEARDNWKLNQGVVMHPLGKGYVIFQFRCEGDKAAIWRRTPLRVRGQLIRLQHWRPDFNIHEKNSFTKLVWVRFPDLPLEYWHDNVLLSIAKAVGRPVTLDNHTRQGILGYFARVLVEVDSSEAATRVEEVQVERFEPGTTKIFGFRQRVIYEDNCAKCGFCKRMGHQVKNCRLKKMEDEKQSARDNVRVPGAILKNKGELLIEEGNGSAGQSHNKISSQLPNIEEGVIQINLNPANTNLPILETVGLAQERAESEKDSSDDVDGSDSVSESDLESDSDQNSGSKESGPYQVRSSPVYDTVDTSQQEVSLARVSQGPVRMSSRTKRTGLIQGSSRGGLTSRGGRISSSGYGPAPTSTISRREIAVMGAQAVDRAVLLGEQGKTVGEKKGKKKKGGGQTSISDKIADSTS